Proteins co-encoded in one candidate division TA06 bacterium genomic window:
- a CDS encoding energy transducer TonB has protein sequence MRKKGFPVVVTLLACLALGCFAGRKQITGDETSPEPAYWVAPDYSEFARLAGLQGKVVLKLLVAPDGSVLDIQLSKELHPNLDQAAVEAARQWRFLPARRRYRPAERPAENTWVAVPFEFILPRVRRQWPPVGKVKLPWSEELLEPGATFP, from the coding sequence GTGAGAAAAAAGGGATTTCCAGTGGTTGTGACATTGCTGGCTTGTCTGGCACTCGGGTGTTTTGCCGGCAGAAAGCAAATAACGGGCGACGAAACATCGCCAGAACCTGCGTACTGGGTGGCACCTGATTATTCAGAATTCGCCAGATTGGCCGGATTACAGGGTAAGGTTGTTCTCAAACTGCTTGTCGCTCCCGACGGAAGCGTATTAGACATCCAGCTTTCAAAAGAGCTTCATCCAAATCTGGATCAGGCTGCTGTCGAGGCAGCCAGGCAATGGAGATTCCTACCGGCAAGACGAAGGTACAGACCCGCAGAAAGACCTGCAGAAAACACCTGGGTTGCTGTCCCCTTCGAATTCATATTACCCAGAGTAAGACGACAGTGGCCGCCGGTAGGAAAGGTGAAGCTACCTTGGTCCGAAGAGTTGCTGGAGCCAGGCGCGACATTTCCATAA